In the genome of Cryptomeria japonica chromosome 8, Sugi_1.0, whole genome shotgun sequence, one region contains:
- the LOC131078564 gene encoding protein NRT1/ PTR FAMILY 8.3, which produces MGIDGEQSLEVGLLEGGHDQILHPREEESLNTGDGSTDIHGKPSVRQNTGGWRVCPFILGNECCERLAYYGINTNLVTYLTTVLHQGNATAAKNVTTWSGTCYLTALLGAVLADAYWGRYWTIAVFSSIYFVGMATLTVSASVSALQPSSCTGDVCPTATTLQYAVFFLGLYLIALGTGGIKPCVSSFGADQFDDSNPTERKKKGSFFNWFYFSVNVGALVSSSILVWVQDNVGWGWGFGIPTVFMALAIGSFFSGTPLYRFQKPGGSPLTRVCQVLVASFHKLQTKVPQESALLYEVKDKHSAIQGSRKLEHTNEFHFLDKAATITDEDVQSGGFSNPWKLCTVTQVEELKILVRMFPVWVTGIVFSAVYAQMSTMFVEQGMTMDTRIGSFKIPPASLSVFDILSVMIWVPIYDRLLVPIVRKYTGNERGFTQLQRMGIGLVVSIFSMVAAALVEIKRLDVVKTHHLEHDTVTPVPMSILWQIPQYFLIGAAEVFYFIGQLEFFYEQSPDAMRSLCSALSLLTTSLGNYLSTLIVTIVTSVTTEGGKLGWIPDNLNEGHLDYFFWVLACLSFLNMLVYIACVHRFSYKKSN; this is translated from the exons GAGAGTCTGAACACTGGAGATGGATCTACGGATATTCATGGAAAGCCTTCCGTAAGGCAAAATACAGGGGGATGGAGGGTTTGCCCCTTTATTTTAG GAAATGAGTGTTGCGAGCGACTGGCATACTATGGAATCAATACAAATTTGGTAACTTATTTGACAACAGTTTTACATCAGGGGAATGCAACTGCAGCCAAAAATGTCACTACCTGGTCTGGCACATGCTATCTGACAGCACTTTTGGGAGCAGTTTTAGCTGATGCATACTGGGGACGATATTGGACTATTGCTGTTTTCTCATCAATTTATTTTGTG GGAATGGCTACTTTAACTGTCTCAGCATCTGTTTCTGCCTTACAACCTTCCTCCTGTACAGGCGATGTATGCCCAACAGCAACTACACTTCAATATGCTGTGTTTTTTCTTGGGCTTTACCTGATCGCACTAGGAACAGGAGGCATCAAGCCCTGCGTTTCTTCTTTTGGGGCAGACCAATTTGATGATAGCAATCCAACAGAAAGGAAGAAAAAGGGGTCTTTCTTCAATTGGTTTTATTTCTCAGTCAATGTTGGTGCACTTGTTTCAAGCAGCATTCTGGTATGGGTTCAAGACAATGTTGGATGGGGATGGGGATTTGGGATTCCTACAGTATTTATGGCATTAGCGATAGGAAGTTTCTTTTCTGGGACACCATTGTATAGATTCCAAAAACCTGGAGGTAGTCCGTTGACACGCGTATGCCAAGTTCTGGTTGCATCATTTCACAAATTGCAAACGAAAGTTCCTCAAGAAAGTGCACTTCTCTACGAGGTAAAAGACAAGCATTCTGCAATTCAAGGAAGTCGAAAACTGGAACACACAAACGAATTCCA TTTTCTGGACAAAGCAGCTACCATAACAGATGAAGATGTTCAGAGTGGTGGTTTTTCAAATCCTTGGAAACTATGTACTGTGACCCAAGTGGAGGAGCTGAAGATTTTGGTCCGAATGTTTCCAGTCTGGGTTACTGGTATTGTGTTTTCGGCTGTTTATGCTCAAATGTCCACAATGTTTGTGGAACAGGGCATGACCATGGACACCAGAATTGGTTCTTTCAAAATTCCTCCAGCGTCATTGTCTGTGTTTGATATACTTAGTGTCATGATATGGGTTCCCATTTATGATCGCCTGCTTGTGCCCATAGTTCGCAAGTACACTGGTAATGAAAGGGGATTTACTCAGCTGCAGCGCATGGGCATTGGATTGGTGGTATCCATATTCTCTATGGTAGCAGCTGCTTTGGTTGAAATCAAGCGTCTGGATGTAGTCAAAACTCATCACTTGGAACATGACACAGTCACACCAGTTCCAATGAGCATCTTGTGGCAGATCCCCCAATACTTCTTGATAGGTGCTGCAGAAGTCTTTTACTTTATAGGACAGCTGGAGTTTTTCTATGAGCAGTCACCTGATGCCATGCGTAGTTTGTGCAGTGCACTTTCTCTTCTTACGACATCGTTAGGGAATTATTTGAGTACCCTAATTGTTACCATCGTGACTTCTGTCACTACAGAAGGGGGGAAACTAGGATGGATACCAGACAATCTAAATGAAGGTCACTTGGATTACTTCTTTTGGGTTTTAGCTTGTCTCAGCTTCTTGAATATGCTGGTGTATATTGCTTGTGTACATAGGTTTAGTTACAAGAAATCTAATTGA